The following proteins are co-located in the Procambarus clarkii isolate CNS0578487 chromosome 4, FALCON_Pclarkii_2.0, whole genome shotgun sequence genome:
- the LOC123751624 gene encoding aminopeptidase N isoform X4, with protein sequence MMTGSRRAGDVLAMEGNHPDHVLAFGKTKGCYVSRSVAVLLGVFFVSGLVATGLLVYYYAPQGTDPNQESLLLSKTQSTERKPMLARRRTSNSTKRLTPVRSNTTSKRLSGTKTKTGISFSSTRAPTSPLPITTEAPFLEEIDARLPKALKPLHYLVKLQPFINGNFSILGYVEVEMEVLEPTLNITLHIADIITKNDTIRVVPVGNTEGLGLNIKKHEYDHERQFYVAHLEEELQQGHKYILSMEFIGYLNDQLHGFYRSNYRDSDGTEKTLAVTQFQATDARRAFPCFDEPSLKATFEVYLGRTTNMSSISNMPIIETIPMEDQEGWVWDHYDTSVPMSTYLVAFVVSDFASLAITTANNHTLFRVWARGSALEQAEYARLVGPPILTHFEDYFNQSYPLPKQDMVAIPDFSAGAMENWGLITYRETAMLYDPGVSAASNKQYVVAVVAHELAHQWFGNLVTPRWWTDLWLNEGFASYVEYIGINHVEPTWQVMEQFVLNEVQIVFSLDSLESSHPISIPVGHPDEISQIFDRISYAKGASIIRMMNHFLTEDTFRKGLSNYLDAFKYGNAEQDDLWEHLTEAAHQDGTLPLHLTVKTIMDTWTLQMGYPVIMVDRSPDGTSAIVSQERFLLVKEALVSEDTHVYKWWVPLTYTGGDDPNFNNTQVKVWMKESETHITIPSLPNKDHWVIFNLRETGYYRVNYDLHNWNLLIQQLLADHRVIHTINRAQIIDDAMNLAKAGQVEYDTALGVYNYLGQETEYVPWAAAINNLAYLKEMFARTGGYGALKRYLLDILVPLYNTLGFADSPGDPLLDQYTRQKALTWACELDHPDCLKNAAAIYAHWMNNPKNNSIISPNLKSTVYCHAIGVGGEKEWNFAWEEYLSSNVGSEKNRLLSAMGCTKEVWILSRYLEMAFSPDSGIRKQDAFRVFGAVAANEVGRPLAWSFLQDQWDTIFEFYGKAKSRLIKSATSFFNTVQQLKELRLFRREHLEDLESVSRSVQQVIERTKINIAWMNENYKVIVNWLDKNGYSTKLSSA encoded by the exons ATGATGACTGGCTCCCGCCGAGCCGGAGACGTGCTGGCTATGGAGGGCAATCATCCAGATCATGTCTTGGCGTTCGGGAAGACCAAAGGCTGCTACGTCAGCAGAAGCGTGGCCGTCCTGCTGGGCGTCTTCTTCGTCAGTGGGCTGGTGGCCACGGGGCTCCTGGTCTACTACTACGCGCCACAGGGGACGGACCCTAATCAGGAGTCACTCTTGCTCTCTAAAACACAG TCGACGGAGCGCAAGCCTATGCTAGCCCGGAGACGCACCTCAAATTCTACCAAGCGCCTCACCCCCGTCaggtccaacaccaccagcaaacgACTCTCAGGCACTAAGACCAAAACAGGCATCAGTTTCAGCAGCACAAGGGCGCCTACAtctcccctccccatcaccacggaGGCGCCATTTCTCGAAGAGATAGACGCCCGTCTTCCCAAAGCCCTGAAGCCCCTCCACTACCTGGTCAAGCTTCAACCCTTCATCAACGGCAACTTCAGCATCCTGGGCTACGTGGAGGTCGAGATGGAGGTGTTGGAGCCCACCCTCAACATCACTCTCCACATCGCCGACATCATCACCAAGAATGACACTATCAGG gtggtgcctgTGGGGAACACGGAAGGCCTTGGCTTGAATATAAAGAAACACGAGTATGATCATGAGCGGCAGTTCTACGTGGCTCATCTGGAAGAGGAGCTGCAGCAGGGTCACAAGTACATCCTCTCCATGGAGTTCATAGGCTATCTCAACGACCAGCTCCATGGTTTCTACCGCTCCAATTACAGGGACTCCGACGGTACCGAAAA GACGTTGGCGGTGACGCAGTTCCAGGCGACGGACGCGCGACGAGCCTTCCCGTGCTTCGACGAGCCCAGTCTCAAGGCCACCTTCGAGGTCTACCTGGGTCGCACCACCAACATGTCCTCTATATCTAACATGCCCATCATCGAGACTATACCCAT GGAGGATCAGGAGGGTTGGGTGTGGGATCATTACGACACAAGCGTCCCGATGTCCACCTACCTGGTCGCCTTTGTCGTGTCAGACTTCGCCAGCCTCGCCATCACCACCGCCAACAACCACACCTTGTTCAGGG TGTGGGCGAGGGGGTCGGCGCTGGAGCAGGCGGAGTACGCCAGGCTTGTCGGGCCGCCCATTCTCACCCACTTCGAGGACTACTTCAACCAATCCTACCCGCTCCCCAAGCAGGACATGGTCGCCATCCCGGACTTCTCTGCGGGAGCCATGGAGAACTGGGGACTCATTACCTACAG GGAGACGGCCATGCTCTACGACCCCGGCGTGTCGGCCGCCTCCAACAAGCAGTacgtagtggcggtggtggctcaCGAGCTGGCCCACCAGTGGTTCGGTAACCTGGTCACGCCCAGGTGGTGGACCGACCTCTGGCTCAACGAAGGCTTCGCCTCCTACGTCGAGTACATTGGCATCAATCAT gtGGAGCCGACCTGGCAGGTGATGGAGCAGTTTGTGCTGAACGAGGTACAGATCGTGTTCAGTTTGGACAGCCTAGAGTCCTCCCACCCCATCAGTATCCCCGTCGGGCACCCGGATGAGATCAGCCAGATCTTCGACAGGATCTCTTATGCAAAAG GTGCGTCCATCATCCGCATGATGAACCACTTCCTAACTGAGGACACCTTCAGGAAGGGCTTGAGCAACTACCTCGATGCCTT CAAGTATGGGAACGCCGAGCAGGACGACCTTTGGGAACACCTGACGGAGGCGGCCCATCAGGACGGTACACTGCCCCTTCACCTCACTGTCAAGACCATCATGGACACCTGGACGCTGCAGATGGGTTACCCCGTCATAATGGTGGACAGGAGCCCGGACGGTACTTCCGCTATTGTCTCCCAG GAACGGTTCCTCTTGGTAAAGGAAGCATTGGTCTCGGAGGACACCCACGTCTACAAGTGGTGGGTGCCGTTGACCTACACAGGTGGGGACGATCCCAACTTCAACAATACACAGGTCAAGGTGTGGATGAAGGAGTCCGAGACACACATCACCATCCCGTCCCTGCCCAACAAGGACCATTGGGTCATCTTCAACCTGCGAGAGACGGGTTATTACAGAGTTAACTACGATCTCCACAACTGGAACCTGCTTATCCAGCAACTGCTCGCTGACCACCGGGTCATCCACACCATCAACAGAGCTCAGATTATCGATGACGCCATGAACCTCGCCAAAGCAG GTCAAGTAGAGTACGACACTGCTCTAGGGGTGTACAACTACCTGGGTCAGGAGACAGAGTACGTGCCCTGGGCCGCTGCTATCAACAATCTGGCTTACCTGAAGGAGATGTTCGCCCGTACCGGAGGCTACGGAGCTCTCAAG AGGTACTTACTGGACATCCTGGTGCCCCTGTACAACACCCTGGGGTTCGCCGATAGCCCGGGCGACCCGCTGCTGGACCAATACACGCGACAGAAGGCGCTGACGTGGGCCTGCGAGCTGGACCACCCGGACTGTCTCAAGAACGCCGCAGCCATATACGCCCACTGGATGAATAACCCCAAAAACAACAG CATAATCTCGCCCAACCTGAAGTCGACGGTGTACTGCCACGCCATCGGTGTGGGCGGGGAGAAGGAGTGGAACTTCGCCTGGGAGGAATACCTCAGTAGCAACGTCGGCTCCGAGAAGAACCGCCTCCTCTCCGCCATGGGATGCACCAAGGAGGTCTGGATACTGTCCCG GTACCTGGAGATGGCCTTCAGCCCTGATAGCGGCATCAGGAAGCAGGACGCCTTCAGAGTGTTCGGCGCCGTAGCTGCCAACGAGGTGGGTCGACCCCTCGCCTGGAGCTTCCTGCAGGACCAGTGGGATACCATCTTTGAGTT CTATGGGAAGGCCAAGTCCAGGTTGATCAAGTCTGCCACCAGTTTCTTCAACACCGTCCAGCAACTCAAGGAG